A DNA window from Niabella yanshanensis contains the following coding sequences:
- a CDS encoding 1-aminocyclopropane-1-carboxylate deaminase/D-cysteine desulfhydrase, whose protein sequence is MDIIDEDLITTDPVPFLSQNGVNVQVLRLDTIHPVISGNKWFKLKFHLQQAIEGKYKAVITYGGAFSNHIAATAAACAANDIPCIGIIRGEEPGSYSHTLINARKYGMQLHFISRTGYQHKTLPPAFEGYDYYIIPEGGYSETGASGAATIPYNKSAFDHILCAVGTGTMMAGLINSKAAHASVLGLSALKNHSLLESEVRALLANKDQPVLINHAYHFGGYAKQKPSLIQFMNELFSATGIPTDFVYTGKLFYGVYDLVQQNHFPAGSRLLVVHSGGLQGNLSLRKGTLIF, encoded by the coding sequence ATGGATATTATTGACGAAGATTTAATTACAACAGATCCCGTACCCTTTTTATCTCAAAACGGGGTAAATGTACAGGTATTAAGACTGGATACTATACACCCTGTGATCAGCGGCAATAAATGGTTTAAGCTTAAATTTCACCTGCAACAAGCAATTGAAGGCAAATACAAAGCCGTGATCACCTATGGCGGGGCTTTTTCCAACCATATTGCAGCAACTGCCGCAGCCTGCGCAGCAAATGACATCCCCTGTATAGGTATTATCCGTGGCGAAGAACCCGGTTCCTACTCTCATACGCTTATAAATGCCCGGAAATATGGTATGCAGTTGCATTTCATATCCCGAACCGGTTATCAACACAAAACGCTTCCTCCTGCTTTTGAGGGCTATGATTACTACATTATCCCGGAAGGCGGTTATAGTGAAACCGGGGCCAGCGGAGCAGCTACCATTCCTTATAATAAATCAGCCTTTGATCATATCCTTTGCGCCGTAGGAACCGGCACCATGATGGCGGGCCTGATCAATAGCAAAGCAGCTCACGCCAGTGTGCTGGGCCTGAGCGCGCTTAAAAATCATTCCTTGCTGGAAAGCGAAGTGCGGGCACTCCTTGCGAATAAAGATCAACCTGTTCTCATTAATCATGCCTATCATTTTGGTGGCTATGCCAAACAAAAACCTTCATTGATACAATTTATGAATGAGTTGTTTTCGGCAACCGGTATCCCCACTGATTTTGTATATACGGGCAAATTATTTTACGGAGTATATGACCTGGTACAGCAAAACCATTTTCCGGCGGGCTCCAGGCTGTTGGTCGTGCATTCAGGAGGACTACAGGGCAATCTTTCTTTACGAAAAGGAACGTTAATTTTCTGA